In Rhodovulum sulfidophilum DSM 1374, the following are encoded in one genomic region:
- a CDS encoding rod shape-determining protein, whose translation MVGFGGLFSSDMAIDLGTANTLVYVKGRGIILNEPSVVAFHVKDGRKQVLAVGEDAKLMLGRTPGSIEAIRPMREGVIADFDVAEEMIKYFIRKVHKRTTFTKPKIIVCVPHGATPVEKRAIRQSVLSAGARRAGLIAEPIAAAIGAGMPITDPTGSMVVDIGGGTTEVAVLSLGDIVYARSVRVGGDRMDDGIINYLRRQQNILIGEATAERIKTSIGSARMPDDGRGAVMHIRGRDLLNGVPKEIEINQAQIAEALAEPVQQICEAVMTALEATPPDLAADIVDRGVMLTGGGALLGELDLALREQTGLGISVADESLNCVALGTGKALEYEKQLRHVIDYES comes from the coding sequence ATGGTAGGATTTGGCGGATTGTTCTCGTCGGACATGGCGATCGACCTCGGCACGGCGAACACGCTCGTCTATGTCAAGGGACGCGGCATCATCCTCAACGAGCCCTCGGTGGTGGCCTTCCACGTCAAGGACGGGCGCAAGCAGGTGCTGGCCGTCGGCGAGGACGCCAAGCTGATGCTGGGCCGCACGCCCGGCTCGATCGAGGCGATCCGGCCGATGCGCGAAGGCGTGATCGCCGATTTCGACGTGGCCGAAGAGATGATCAAGTATTTCATCCGCAAGGTCCACAAGCGCACCACCTTCACCAAGCCCAAGATCATCGTCTGCGTGCCCCATGGCGCCACCCCGGTCGAGAAACGCGCGATCCGCCAGTCGGTTCTGTCGGCGGGCGCCCGCCGCGCGGGCCTGATCGCGGAACCGATCGCCGCGGCCATCGGCGCGGGCATGCCGATCACCGATCCGACCGGGTCCATGGTCGTCGATATCGGCGGCGGCACGACCGAGGTCGCGGTGCTCAGCCTGGGCGACATCGTCTATGCGCGCTCGGTCCGCGTCGGCGGCGACCGGATGGATGACGGCATCATCAACTACCTGCGTCGCCAGCAGAACATCCTGATCGGCGAGGCCACGGCGGAACGCATCAAGACCTCGATCGGCTCGGCCCGGATGCCCGATGACGGGCGCGGCGCGGTCATGCATATCCGCGGCCGCGACCTTCTGAACGGCGTGCCCAAGGAAATCGAGATCAACCAGGCCCAGATCGCCGAGGCCCTGGCCGAACCCGTACAGCAGATCTGCGAGGCGGTGATGACCGCGCTCGAGGCCACGCCGCCCGATCTGGCCGCGGATATCGTCGACCGCGGCGTGATGCTCACGGGCGGCGGCGCACTTCTTGGCGAGCTCGACCTCGCCCTGCGCGAACAGACGGGGCTGGGCATTTCGGTCGCCGACGAGTCACTCAATTGTGTGGCGCTCGGCACCGGCAAGGCACTGGAATACGAAAAACAGCTTCGGCATGTGATAGATTACGAAAGCTGA